A DNA window from Anastrepha obliqua isolate idAnaObli1 chromosome 5, idAnaObli1_1.0, whole genome shotgun sequence contains the following coding sequences:
- the LOC129247272 gene encoding uncharacterized protein LOC129247272: MAKISVSLVLGVCLALQLATAFPHQKPSTAIQEDDIKLKELQITDESKSTETDFRTLLRPVASDILATLTDFPNLLIRETPTFLEDLLVELNALPEKNDYVQELIPRLTQLLERIEKLDLDDDSISGLGQKEIILKEITKLYEDFVDVAQIEDESSETAVVKKIFDKLDWDRLIDRAENSMKQAVETYTKVFEDFWNSLSEAQREEHPDMSDWYERFQAKETTQEKYRAFVEFLQILKNTLIKDKN; this comes from the exons atgGCAAAGATTTCAGTTTCACTAGTTTTGGGCGTTTGTTTGGCGCTGCAG CTCGCCACCGCCTTTCCGCATCAAAAGCCCTCAACCGCCATTCAGGAGGACGACATCAAATTAAAGGAATTGCAAATCACAGATGAATCGAAATCCACGGAAACCGATTTTCGTACATTACTCCGGCCAGTGGCTTCTGATATACTGGCCACTTTAACAGACTTTCCAAATTTATTAATACGGGAAACGCCAACTTTTCTTGAAGACCTACTAGTCGAACTGAATGCATTGCCTGAGAAAAATGATTATGTCCAAGAACTTATTCCCAGATTAACGCAATTGTTGGAACGCATTGAAAAACTCGACTTAGATGACGATTCCATTTCTGGACTAGGtcaaaaggaaataattttaaaagaaattactaaACTGTATGAGGATTTTGTGGACGTAGCGCAGATCGAAGATGAAAGCAGTGAAACAGCTGTggtgaagaaaatatttgataaattggATTGGGATAGACTCATTGATCGTGCTGAAAATTCGATGAAGCAGGCAGTGGAAACATATACGAAAGTTTTCGAGGATTTCTGGAACTCGCTCAGTGAAGCACAAAGGGAAGAGCATCCGGATATGAGTGATTGGTATGAGCGTTTTCAAGCTAAAGAAACAACTCAAGAGAAATACAGAGCTTTTGTAGAGTTTCTCCAAATTCTCAAAAACACACTTATTAAGGATAAAAATtga
- the LOC129247270 gene encoding uncharacterized protein LOC129247270, with protein MAKISVSIVLGVYLALQVVTAFPHQKPSTAIQENDIKLKELQITDESKSTETDFRTLLQPEILKILSTIQDYSNTLILETTKFLDDLIFELNALPEQNQFVEELIPRLTELSERMEKLDLDDDSTPGLSRKQAILEEIAQMYGDLAIIVKRKDESSETAVLKKVVEKLDLDRLNDRVEGSMKKAVQNYTQSFERFWNSLSEAQKEAHPELSDWYKRFQAKETVEEKYKTFIEFLYILKSTLGKKEN; from the exons atgGCAAAGATTTCAGTTTCAATAGTTTTGGGCGTTTATTTAGCGCTGCAG GTCGTCACCGCCTTTCCGCATCAAAAGCCCTCAACCGCCATTCAGGAGAATGATATCAAATTAAAGGAGTTGCAAATCACAGATGAATCGAAATCCACAGAAACCGATTTTCGCACTTTACTCCAGCCAGAGATTCTTAAAATACTGAGCACCATACAGGACTACTCGAACACATTGATACTGGAAACGACCAAGTTTCTTGATGACCTAATCTTCGAACTGAATGCATTACCtgagcaaaatcagtttgtcgaAGAACTTATTCCCAGATTAACGGAATTATCGGAACGCATGGAGAAACTTGATTTAGATGACGACTCTACTCCTGGACTAAGCCGAAAGCAAGCCATCTTAGAAGAAATCGCTCAAATGTATGGAGACCTTGCGATCATAGTGAAGAGGAAAGATGAAAGCAGCGAAACAGCTGTGTTGAAGAAAGTAGTTGAAAAATTAGATTTGGATAGGCTCAATGATCGCGTTGAAGGCTCTATGAAGAAAGCAGTCCAAAACTATACACAAAGTTTCGAGCGTTTCTGGAACTCGCTCAGTGAAGCACAAAAGGAAGCACATCCGGAATTGAGTGACTGGTATAAGCGTTTTCAAGCTAAAGAAACAGTTGAAGAgaaatacaaaacatttatagAGTTTCTTTACATTCTAAAAAGCACActtgggaagaaagaaaattaa
- the LOC129247271 gene encoding uncharacterized protein LOC129247271 — MAKISVLLVLGVCLAFQLVTAFPHQKPSTANEEDGIKLKELKISNESKSTDTDFRKLLQSVVFDILAAIQDFPTTLIQETTTFLDDLLVELNALPEKNDYVEELIPELTQLLERMKKVDLKDDSVSGLREKQEVLEEISRVYGNFAVIAKTDDESSETAVLKKVFEKLDLNGLNDRVNNSMKEAVKTYTKIFERFWNSLSEAQREEHLDMSDWYERFQAKETTLGKYQTFIEFLLILQRTLISQ, encoded by the exons ATGGCAAAGATTTCAGTTTTACTAGTTTTGGGCGTTTGTTTGGCGTTCCAG CTCGTCACCGCCTTTCCGCATCAAAAGCCCTCAACCGCCAATGAGGAGGATGGTATCAAATTAAAGGAATTGAAAATCTCAAATGAATCGAAATCCACAGACACTGATTTTCGCAAATTACTTCAGTCAGTGGTTTTTGATATACTGGCCGCTATACAAGACTTTCCAACGACATTGATACAGGAAACGACAACGTTTCTTGACGACCTGCTAGTCGAACTGAATGCATTGCCTGAGAAAAATGATTATGTCGAAGAACTTATTCCAGAACTAACACAATTGTTGGAACGTATGAAGAAAGTTGATTTAAAGGACGACTCTGTGTCTGGACTAAGAGAAAAGCAAGAAGTCTTAGAAGAAATCTCAAGAGTGTATGGGAACTTTGCGGTCATAGCGAAGACAGACGATGAATCCAGTGAAACTGCTGTGTTGaagaaagtatttgaaaaattggacttaAATGGACTAAATGATCGAGTCAATAATTCTATGAAGGAAGCAGTGAAAACATATACGAAAATTTTCGAGCGTTTCTGGAATTCACTCAGTGAAGCTCAAAGGGAAGAACATCTGGACATGAGTGATTGGTATGAGCGTTTTCAAGCTAAAGAGACTACTCTGGGGAAATACCAAACTTTTATAGAGTTTCTACTAATTCTCCAAAGAACACTTATTAGccaataa